The following are encoded in a window of Kogia breviceps isolate mKogBre1 chromosome 10, mKogBre1 haplotype 1, whole genome shotgun sequence genomic DNA:
- the NOL7 gene encoding U3 small nucleolar RNA-associated protein NOL7: MRLCVAQRGPGTCRGRQNPRRLPFTSRSACVLVPGQRSGAAWVMVQLRPRASRAPVSASAMVDEGQPASEEEAEHGLLLGQPSSGAAAEPLEEDEEGDDELDDEAPEELTFASAQAEAKEEERRVRETVRRDKTLLKEKRKRREELFIEQKKRKLLPDTILEKLTTASQTTVKKSPAKLKEVNLQKKNEECEKGSDLKKAKEKVQKVQTVGQNKSYLAVRLKDQDLRDSRQEAAKAFIQNCLYGPGTNRTTVNKFLSLDNKRLPVKKAAAQFLNSAWGSQKKQNAKRFNRRWMVRKMKTSKK; the protein is encoded by the exons ATGCGCCTCTGCGTAGCTCAGCGGGGGCCCGGAACCTGCAGAGGGCGACAGAACCCGCGGCGCCTGCCTTTTACGTCACGCTCCGCTTGCGTGCTGGTTCCGGGTCAGAGGTCGGGCGCAGCTTGGGTCATGGTGCAGCTCAGGCCGCGCGCGTCCCGCGCTCCGGTGTCGGCGTCGGCGATGGTGGACGAGGGCCAGCCCGCCTCGGAGGAGGAGGCGGAGCACGGCCTGTTGCTCGGGCAGCCGAGCAGCGGCGCGGCTGCCGAGCCGCTGGAGGAAGACGAGGAAGGGGACGATGAGCTTGACGACGAGGCCCCGGAGGAGCTGACTTTCGCCAGCGCTCAGGCGGAAGCGAAAGAAGAGGAGCGGCGAGTTCGGGAGACCGTGCGCAG AGATAAAACGCTtctgaaggagaagaggaagcgACGCGAGGAGTTGTTCATCGAACAGAAG aaaagaaaacttcttcCAGATACTATTCTAGAGAAGTTAACTACAGCTTCACAAACTAC tGTGAAGAAATCACCGGCAAAGTTGAAAGAAG TtaatttgcaaaagaaaaatgaagaatgtgAGAAAGGAAGTGACTTaaagaaagctaaagaaaaagtGCAAAAAGTACAGACTGTTGG CCAGAATAAAAGCTACTTGGCTGTAAGGCTAAAAGACCAAGATTTGAGAGATTCAAGGCAAGAAGCAGCCAAAGCCTTCATACAAAATTGTTTATATGGTCCTGGAACCAACAGAACTACTG TAAACAAGTTCCTGTCTCTTGACAACAAGAGGTTACCGGTGAAAAAGGCTGCAGCCCAGTTTCTGAATAGTGCTTGGG GAtcccagaaaaaacaaaatgccAAGAGGTTTAACAGACGTTGGATGGTCAGAAAGATGAAAACTTCTAAGAAGTAA